A region of Paenibacillus sp. JNUCC-31 DNA encodes the following proteins:
- a CDS encoding Stf0 family sulfotransferase: MKRPTQSYTIWFSQRTGSTLLSEALSSTGVAGYPSEWLHHQHKSPDTLKREDLQQIWSQGTTSNGVFGIKINFEQRWIDAFRSLYSLPTALSRAEVWSTGFPHCTKHIYMTRRNKVRLAVSWWRAIVSGEWHRKHGDNPQLQDIADQYNFDAIKHLLVESNMCEAAIEDFLSESGIVPLTIVYEDFIEDYEGTVMNVLEFLDVQSDGVTVSPPSFDPIADEISEQWVQRFREECQRDWENVRW; the protein is encoded by the coding sequence ATGAAACGACCTACTCAAAGTTATACCATTTGGTTTTCCCAGCGAACAGGCAGCACGCTGCTGAGTGAGGCCTTAAGTTCTACGGGTGTCGCTGGTTATCCGAGCGAGTGGCTGCATCACCAGCATAAGAGCCCAGACACATTAAAGCGTGAAGATCTGCAGCAGATCTGGAGTCAGGGAACTACGTCAAACGGAGTTTTCGGAATCAAGATTAATTTTGAACAACGATGGATTGACGCATTCCGCAGTCTCTATAGTCTGCCAACAGCGTTATCGCGGGCTGAGGTATGGAGTACGGGCTTCCCTCATTGCACCAAGCATATTTACATGACACGTCGCAACAAAGTCAGATTGGCTGTGTCCTGGTGGAGGGCCATTGTCTCGGGTGAATGGCACCGCAAGCACGGTGACAACCCTCAGTTACAAGATATTGCAGATCAATATAACTTTGATGCGATTAAGCATCTGCTTGTGGAGAGTAACATGTGCGAAGCGGCAATTGAAGATTTCCTGTCTGAGTCAGGCATTGTGCCGCTGACGATTGTTTATGAGGATTTTATAGAAGATTACGAGGGAACCGTCATGAATGTGCTAGAGTTTTTGGATGTTCAATCTGACGGTGTAACTGTATCACCCCCGTCCTTTGACCCGATTGCAGACGAGATTTCCGAACAATGGGTGCAAAGATTTCGGGAAGAATGCCAGAGAGATTGGGAGAATGTAAGATGGTAA